Proteins from a genomic interval of Polaribacter sejongensis:
- a CDS encoding GAF domain-containing protein: MKIIESKLVAETDLPLQLNVSFNKIFDLFKKYADIEYAKHPYHSSAKKMVQLINKHPELNDGFSDYSLLDKYKEQIDLLLNPLFPEPLLLNEIKAASIPFSFTSFKFTNRFENILKNAGENYELNVRNFEEDSMYIMACTFILSFVHGFNVDLKRPFYFDIPDNTTGTMKYYRTTFNGDFSDITATENAPKLTEKDFKELLNNFDNIALWKEKFPPNSYIFKGFGLISLFDVTSEEMLSSIKANLLEGGQDLIPKLQSNLRDFYSIRDLKLGYSIFDNVNTKICETQVNKSNSLILNHGIEINCDSGYFCNTIMQKVFKDHETYIISDVADYGVKTGNNLFSKNLQENNIQSIILIPIKATNNGDLALLEIASPRAYDLNSVNINKLKDIIPVFEAAVKRTSEERQNILEATIQENYTSIHSSVKWRFYEAAEKYHTARQTNTNAKLDEIVFNDVYPLFGQSDIKGSSVARNKAIQEDLTTQLTLAITVLKDACKTEKLPIYNELMFRVTSYLNDVKEGLNAGDEISILDFLNREIYPVFNHINKISTELSQKVSVYMKRLDKNLNVVYEKRKEYENSVTLLNDKLAQFLDNKQKQAQEMFPHYFERYKTDGVEYNMYIGQAITKKKKFDDLYLYNLRLWQLQTTYEMENLAFYERKNMQHDLQVASLILVHSNAMAIKFRMDEKQFDVDGAYNIRYEIIKKRIDKANIKGTNERLTVPGKIAIVYSQDKDAIEYIKYINYLQSKNQLGKIEFLELEDLQGASGLKALRVEVKYQEHFDENKTITFNDLIKEIEA; encoded by the coding sequence ATGAAAATTATTGAATCGAAGTTAGTAGCTGAAACGGATTTACCATTACAACTAAACGTATCTTTTAACAAGATTTTTGACTTGTTTAAAAAGTATGCGGATATAGAGTATGCAAAACATCCATATCATAGTTCTGCTAAAAAAATGGTGCAATTAATTAACAAGCATCCAGAATTAAATGATGGTTTTTCTGATTACTCTTTATTAGATAAGTATAAAGAACAGATAGATTTACTACTAAACCCCTTATTTCCAGAACCTTTATTATTAAACGAAATAAAAGCAGCAAGTATCCCTTTCTCTTTTACTTCTTTTAAATTTACAAATCGTTTTGAAAATATTTTAAAAAATGCAGGTGAAAACTACGAATTAAATGTTCGTAATTTTGAAGAAGATAGTATGTACATTATGGCATGTACATTTATTTTAAGCTTTGTACATGGTTTTAATGTTGATTTAAAAAGACCCTTCTATTTTGATATTCCAGATAATACAACTGGAACAATGAAATATTATAGAACCACCTTTAATGGAGATTTTTCTGATATTACAGCTACAGAAAACGCACCTAAACTAACAGAAAAAGACTTTAAAGAATTACTGAACAACTTCGATAATATAGCCTTATGGAAAGAGAAATTCCCTCCAAATAGTTATATTTTTAAAGGATTCGGACTTATTAGTTTGTTTGATGTTACTTCAGAAGAAATGCTGTCTTCTATTAAAGCAAACTTATTAGAAGGCGGACAAGATTTAATTCCGAAGCTTCAAAGTAACTTAAGAGATTTTTACAGTATTAGAGATTTAAAATTAGGGTATTCTATTTTTGATAACGTAAATACCAAAATTTGTGAAACGCAGGTTAATAAATCCAATAGTTTAATTTTAAACCATGGAATAGAAATAAATTGCGACTCTGGCTACTTTTGCAACACCATTATGCAAAAAGTTTTTAAAGATCATGAAACTTATATCATTTCTGATGTAGCAGATTATGGCGTAAAAACAGGCAACAACCTTTTTTCTAAGAATCTTCAAGAAAACAACATTCAGAGTATCATATTAATTCCTATTAAAGCAACAAATAATGGAGATTTGGCTTTATTAGAAATTGCTTCACCAAGAGCCTATGATTTAAACTCTGTAAACATCAATAAATTAAAAGATATTATCCCTGTTTTTGAAGCTGCTGTTAAAAGAACTTCAGAAGAGCGTCAAAATATATTAGAAGCTACCATTCAAGAAAATTATACATCCATTCACAGTTCTGTAAAATGGCGTTTCTATGAAGCCGCAGAAAAATACCATACTGCTCGTCAAACCAATACCAACGCAAAATTAGATGAAATTGTATTTAATGATGTGTATCCGTTGTTTGGACAAAGTGATATAAAAGGATCTTCTGTTGCTAGAAATAAAGCAATTCAAGAAGATTTAACCACGCAATTAACCTTAGCAATTACAGTTTTAAAAGATGCTTGTAAAACAGAAAAACTCCCTATTTATAATGAGTTAATGTTTAGGGTTACTTCTTATTTAAATGATGTAAAAGAAGGTTTAAACGCAGGTGATGAAATAAGTATTTTAGACTTTTTAAATAGAGAAATTTACCCTGTTTTTAATCATATCAACAAAATTAGCACAGAACTTTCTCAGAAAGTGAGTGTTTATATGAAACGTTTAGATAAAAATCTAAATGTAGTGTATGAAAAAAGGAAAGAATACGAGAATAGCGTTACACTTTTAAATGATAAACTAGCACAGTTCTTAGACAACAAACAAAAGCAAGCCCAAGAAATGTTTCCTCATTATTTTGAGCGATACAAAACAGATGGTGTAGAGTACAACATGTACATTGGACAGGCGATTACAAAAAAGAAAAAGTTTGATGATCTGTATTTGTACAACCTTCGTTTATGGCAGTTACAGACGACTTATGAAATGGAAAACTTAGCATTTTATGAGCGTAAAAACATGCAACATGATTTACAAGTTGCTTCCTTAATTCTAGTACATAGCAATGCAATGGCTATTAAATTTAGAATGGATGAAAAGCAATTTGATGTAGATGGAGCTTACAATATTAGATACGAAATTATTAAAAAGAGAATTGACAAAGCAAACATAAAAGGAACAAATGAACGTTTAACAGTTCCTGGAAAAATTGCAATTGTGTATTCTCAAGATAAAGACGCTATAGAATACATCAAATACATTAATTACTTACAATCTAAAAATCAATTAGGAAAAATTGAATTTTTAGAATTGGAAGATTTACAAGGTGCTTCTGGTTTAAAAGCATTGCGTGTGGAAGTTAAATATCAAGAACATTTTGATGAAAACAAAACCATCACTTTTAACGATTTGATAAAAGAAATTGAGGCCTAA
- a CDS encoding peptide-methionine (S)-S-oxide reductase: MELTKVAFGGGCHWCTEAVFQTLIGVEKVEQGWVASTENNNTFSEAVIVYFNTDKINLKTLIEIHLLTHKSTSDHSMRTKYRSAVYYFSNQQKEDSLKIIEELQISFKDKIITKVLTFKEFKPNTAEFQNYYQSNPDKPFCQNYINPKLTFLLQQFSEKIDKRKVAHLISTT; the protein is encoded by the coding sequence ATGGAATTAACCAAAGTTGCTTTTGGTGGTGGTTGTCATTGGTGTACAGAAGCTGTTTTTCAAACCTTAATTGGTGTAGAAAAAGTGGAACAAGGTTGGGTTGCATCGACTGAAAATAATAATACATTTTCTGAAGCAGTTATTGTGTATTTTAATACTGATAAAATCAATTTAAAAACATTGATTGAAATTCATTTATTAACGCATAAAAGTACGAGTGATCATTCCATGAGAACAAAATACCGTTCTGCGGTTTATTATTTTTCCAATCAACAAAAAGAAGATAGCTTAAAAATAATTGAAGAATTACAAATCAGTTTTAAAGATAAAATTATTACAAAAGTATTAACGTTTAAAGAGTTTAAACCGAATACTGCTGAATTTCAAAATTATTACCAATCAAATCCTGATAAACCTTTTTGTCAGAATTACATCAACCCTAAGTTGACATTTTTATTACAGCAATTCTCGGAAAAGATAGACAAACGTAAAGTTGCTCATCTTATTTCGACTACCTAA
- the der gene encoding ribosome biogenesis GTPase Der → MNSIVAIVGRPNVGKSTLFNRLVQRREAIVDSVSGVTRDRHYGKSDWNGKEFSVIDTGGYITGSDDIFEGEIRKQVNLAIDEADLIVFVVNVEDGITPMDAEVAKLLRKVKKPIFTVVNKVDNAMREPDAIEFYNLGLGEYYTIASINGSGTGELLDALAEKMPEPEAVDLEEEALPRFAIVGRPNAGKSSFINALIGEDRNIVTNIAGTTRDSIDTKYNRFGFDFNLVDTAGIRKKSKVKEDLEFYSVMRAVRTIEYSDVIVLVVDATRGFEGQDQNIFWLAEKNRKGVVILINKWDLIEKETNTMRDFEAMVRKQIEPFTDVPIVFISALTKQRLFKAIETAVEVFQKRKTKIQTSKFNETMLDIIKTSPPPAIKGKFVKIKYCMQLPTQTPQFVFFCNLPQYVRDSYRRFLENKLRDIYDFSGVPITIYFRQK, encoded by the coding sequence ATGAACAGTATTGTTGCCATTGTAGGAAGACCAAATGTAGGAAAGTCAACGCTTTTTAATAGACTGGTACAAAGAAGAGAAGCCATTGTAGATTCTGTAAGCGGAGTTACAAGAGATAGACATTATGGGAAATCTGACTGGAATGGTAAAGAATTTTCAGTAATTGACACTGGTGGATACATTACTGGTTCTGATGATATCTTTGAAGGTGAAATTAGAAAACAAGTAAATCTTGCCATTGATGAAGCAGATTTAATTGTTTTTGTAGTAAATGTAGAAGACGGAATTACACCTATGGATGCGGAGGTTGCTAAACTTTTACGCAAGGTTAAAAAACCAATTTTTACGGTAGTTAATAAAGTTGATAACGCAATGCGTGAACCTGATGCTATAGAGTTTTACAACTTAGGCTTGGGTGAATACTATACAATTGCTTCTATTAACGGAAGTGGAACTGGAGAATTATTAGATGCACTAGCAGAAAAAATGCCAGAACCAGAAGCAGTAGATTTAGAAGAAGAAGCTTTACCAAGATTTGCAATTGTTGGAAGACCAAATGCAGGTAAATCATCATTTATAAACGCTTTAATTGGCGAAGACAGAAATATTGTTACCAATATTGCGGGTACTACAAGAGATTCTATCGATACGAAATACAACCGTTTTGGTTTCGACTTTAATTTAGTTGATACTGCCGGAATTCGTAAAAAATCGAAAGTAAAAGAAGATTTAGAATTTTATTCTGTAATGCGTGCTGTACGTACCATTGAATATTCTGATGTTATTGTTTTAGTGGTAGATGCAACTCGTGGTTTTGAAGGTCAGGATCAAAATATATTTTGGTTGGCAGAAAAAAACAGAAAAGGAGTTGTAATCTTAATTAATAAATGGGATTTAATAGAGAAGGAAACCAATACCATGCGAGATTTTGAAGCAATGGTAAGAAAACAAATTGAACCATTTACAGATGTGCCAATTGTATTTATTTCTGCTTTAACTAAACAACGTTTGTTTAAAGCGATTGAAACTGCAGTAGAAGTTTTTCAAAAAAGAAAGACTAAAATACAAACGAGTAAGTTTAATGAAACCATGTTAGATATCATTAAAACTTCTCCGCCTCCTGCAATAAAAGGAAAGTTTGTAAAAATCAAATACTGTATGCAATTGCCTACGCAAACACCGCAATTTGTATTTTTCTGTAACTTACCACAATATGTTAGAGATTCTTACAGACGTTTTCTTGAAAACAAATTAAGAGATATTTACGATTTTTCTGGAGTACCAATTACTATTTATTTTAGACAGAAATAA
- a CDS encoding FAD-dependent oxidoreductase: MTEILLYGADWCPDCRRAKTYLKENNIEFTFVDVDLDKEATAKVEAINNGKRIIPTLIIRGKSYTNPNNVELASVLGINEVGNVQLFGADWCPDCRRAKSFLTDNGINFDFVDVDKYNWATKKVEEINNGKRIIPTVLIDDVPYTNPDNVKLTELLSINVEKEHKVFDTIIIGGGAAGLTTSIYAQRDRFDTLILEKSTIGGNAFLTEKIENYPGFTSISGPKLMEKMEDQAKTYGAVIKTGEEVIGIEKKDNLFSIETKGTTYLGKSVVLSTGSTYRKLGIPNEEELIGSGIHFCATCDGAFYRDKDIIVIGGGNSALEEGIFLAGFCKSVKIVNRSENFSASETYVEKLKSIDNISTYMNKTSLEFISDEKELFKALKVKDNATNEESLLEADGVFIFIGLIPNTQSFKGIVDLDKRGFIQTTALAQTSVDGIFAAGDCREGAIAQVAAATGEGVLASYGIRSFLK; this comes from the coding sequence ATGACTGAGATTTTACTATACGGCGCAGATTGGTGTCCAGATTGCAGAAGAGCAAAAACGTATTTAAAAGAAAACAACATAGAGTTTACTTTTGTGGATGTAGATTTAGATAAGGAAGCAACTGCAAAAGTAGAAGCTATTAACAACGGAAAACGTATTATTCCTACACTTATAATTAGAGGAAAATCATACACAAACCCTAACAACGTAGAATTAGCTTCAGTTTTAGGAATCAACGAAGTTGGTAACGTTCAGTTATTTGGTGCAGATTGGTGTCCAGATTGTAGAAGAGCAAAAAGCTTTTTAACAGATAATGGTATCAATTTCGATTTTGTGGATGTAGACAAATACAATTGGGCAACTAAAAAAGTAGAAGAAATTAACAACGGAAAACGCATTATTCCTACCGTTTTAATTGATGATGTTCCTTATACAAACCCAGATAACGTAAAATTAACTGAGCTTCTTTCTATCAATGTAGAAAAAGAACATAAAGTTTTTGACACCATTATTATTGGTGGTGGTGCTGCAGGTTTAACAACATCTATTTATGCGCAAAGAGATCGCTTTGATACGTTAATTTTAGAAAAATCCACCATAGGTGGAAATGCCTTTTTAACAGAAAAAATTGAAAACTATCCTGGTTTTACTTCTATTTCTGGTCCTAAATTAATGGAAAAGATGGAAGATCAAGCCAAGACATACGGCGCTGTTATTAAAACAGGTGAAGAAGTTATTGGTATAGAGAAAAAGGATAATTTATTTTCGATAGAGACAAAAGGAACTACCTATTTAGGTAAATCGGTTGTTTTATCAACAGGTTCTACGTATAGAAAATTAGGCATCCCAAATGAAGAAGAATTAATTGGATCTGGAATCCATTTTTGTGCAACTTGTGATGGTGCTTTTTATAGAGACAAAGATATTATTGTAATTGGTGGTGGAAATTCTGCTTTAGAAGAAGGTATCTTTTTAGCTGGTTTTTGTAAAAGCGTAAAAATAGTAAACCGATCAGAAAACTTTTCTGCATCTGAAACCTATGTAGAAAAACTAAAGAGTATTGATAATATTTCTACCTATATGAATAAAACTTCTTTAGAATTTATTTCTGATGAAAAAGAATTATTTAAAGCTTTAAAAGTAAAAGACAATGCTACCAACGAAGAATCTTTATTAGAAGCAGATGGTGTATTTATTTTTATTGGATTGATTCCAAATACACAATCTTTTAAAGGAATTGTAGATTTAGACAAAAGAGGTTTTATACAAACCACAGCATTAGCACAAACTTCTGTTGATGGAATTTTTGCTGCCGGAGATTGTAGAGAAGGTGCAATTGCTCAAGTAGCCGCTGCCACCGGAGAAGGCGTTTTAGCAAGTTACGGAATTAGAAGTTTTTTAAAATAA
- a CDS encoding Pycsar system effector family protein — translation MNTLVLDAEKYVFNLLNKELDAVYVYHNITHTQDVFAYTTELAENLNIDAISKENLQLAALFHDTGFIKDAKNHESESVKIATNFLNENNVDAGRVAVISKLILATKMGNQPDNQLEQIIMDADCAHLGSKSFIDKLELLRKEWESIENKKFLDTEWIALNINFLTKEHKYHTDYALKNWSKGKNKNVAKLLKNQHKIKENLAKFNQKKETLKLKKNKVEVPERGVETMFRVALKNHMTLSNIADTKANILLSVNAIIVSLALSTLLPKLDKPSNSFLIIPTIIFIFFTVASIILSILATRPNVTEGKFTKEDVANKKVNLLFFGNFHQMKLPDFEWGIQEMMQDRDYLYSSLTKDLYFLGLVLNRKYKILRITYTVFMIGIIVSVLAFVISFYSLDTAI, via the coding sequence ATGAACACATTAGTTTTAGATGCAGAAAAATATGTTTTTAATTTATTAAATAAGGAGTTAGATGCTGTTTATGTATATCATAATATAACACATACACAAGATGTGTTTGCTTATACAACAGAACTTGCAGAAAATTTAAATATAGATGCAATTTCTAAAGAAAATTTACAGCTTGCAGCTTTGTTTCATGATACCGGATTTATAAAAGATGCAAAAAATCATGAATCTGAAAGTGTAAAAATAGCAACCAATTTTTTAAATGAAAATAATGTTGATGCTGGAAGAGTAGCTGTAATCTCTAAATTGATTTTAGCCACTAAAATGGGGAATCAACCTGATAATCAATTAGAGCAGATTATAATGGATGCAGATTGTGCGCATCTAGGAAGTAAAAGCTTTATAGACAAGTTGGAGTTGTTAAGAAAAGAATGGGAAAGTATAGAAAATAAGAAATTTTTAGATACTGAATGGATTGCACTAAATATTAATTTTTTAACAAAGGAGCATAAATATCATACAGATTATGCTTTAAAAAATTGGAGTAAAGGAAAAAATAAGAATGTAGCTAAGTTGTTGAAAAATCAACATAAAATAAAAGAAAATTTAGCGAAGTTTAATCAGAAGAAAGAAACGTTAAAGTTGAAGAAAAATAAAGTTGAAGTTCCAGAAAGAGGTGTAGAAACCATGTTTAGAGTGGCTTTAAAAAATCATATGACATTAAGTAATATTGCAGATACAAAAGCAAATATTTTACTTTCTGTAAATGCCATTATTGTTTCTTTGGCCTTATCTACTTTACTCCCAAAATTAGATAAACCTTCGAACAGCTTTTTAATAATACCAACAATTATATTTATATTTTTTACAGTAGCCTCTATTATATTATCTATTTTAGCTACAAGACCTAATGTTACTGAAGGAAAGTTTACAAAGGAAGATGTGGCTAATAAAAAGGTGAATTTACTATTTTTTGGGAATTTTCATCAAATGAAATTACCTGATTTTGAGTGGGGAATTCAAGAAATGATGCAAGACAGAGATTATTTGTATAGCTCTTTAACCAAAGATTTGTATTTTCTTGGACTTGTTTTAAATAGGAAATATAAAATATTAAGAATTACATATACCGTTTTTATGATTGGTATTATAGTAAGTGTCTTGGCTTTTGTAATTTCTTTTTATAGTTTAGATACGGCTATTTAG
- a CDS encoding aldo/keto reductase: protein MKLGLGTAALGRPQYINVRTENCDNSNLAAFRKQSFAVLEEAYNLGIRYFDTAPGYGLAEELVLEWVQTKNDNTIEIATKWGYTYTANFDANATVHEVKEHSLSKLNEQWIFSKQLLPYLKVYQIHSATLETGVLENKDVLERLAFLKKEHNLKIGLTTTGTNQVEVIKKALNVLVDGKQVFDLFQVTYNFLDQSLQEVLEELVHQNKSIVIKEALANGRVFKNESYPHYAKMYATLENLAKKHQVGVDAISLKYCEQTIPESIVLSGASSTEQLKENLKLNSFTLSADEIETLDALKVAPEPYWTERKQLAWN from the coding sequence ATGAAATTAGGATTAGGAACCGCCGCTTTAGGAAGACCACAATACATTAATGTTCGTACAGAAAATTGTGACAACTCCAACTTAGCAGCCTTTAGAAAACAAAGTTTTGCAGTTTTAGAAGAAGCGTATAATTTAGGAATTCGTTATTTTGATACTGCTCCTGGTTATGGTTTGGCAGAAGAATTAGTCTTAGAATGGGTGCAAACGAAAAACGACAACACTATTGAAATCGCCACAAAATGGGGTTATACCTATACCGCCAATTTTGACGCGAACGCAACGGTTCATGAAGTAAAGGAACATAGTTTGTCTAAATTAAATGAGCAATGGATTTTTTCTAAACAACTCCTGCCCTATTTGAAAGTGTATCAAATTCATTCTGCAACTTTAGAAACTGGGGTTTTAGAAAACAAGGACGTTTTAGAGCGATTGGCTTTCTTAAAAAAAGAACACAATCTAAAAATAGGATTGACCACCACAGGAACCAACCAGGTTGAAGTAATTAAAAAAGCACTGAATGTTTTGGTTGATGGAAAACAAGTATTTGATTTATTTCAGGTGACTTATAATTTTTTAGACCAAAGTTTACAAGAAGTTTTAGAAGAATTAGTTCATCAAAATAAATCGATTGTCATTAAAGAGGCTTTGGCAAATGGAAGAGTTTTTAAGAATGAAAGCTATCCTCATTACGCTAAAATGTATGCAACTTTAGAAAACTTAGCTAAAAAACACCAAGTTGGTGTTGATGCTATTTCTCTAAAATATTGCGAGCAAACAATTCCGGAAAGTATTGTTTTAAGCGGAGCAAGTTCAACAGAACAACTAAAAGAAAATCTAAAACTGAATTCTTTTACCTTGTCTGCTGATGAAATTGAAACACTAGACGCTTTAAAAGTTGCTCCTGAACCATATTGGACAGAACGCAAGCAATTGGCATGGAATTAA
- a CDS encoding protein adenylyltransferase SelO has product MKLNIKDTFTSELPSDSNLENSRRQVENAAFSYANPKKTAKPEVLHVSQEMATELGISEEETKSEFFKNIVTGNEIYPNTKPFAMCYGGHQFGNWAGQLGDGRAINLFEVEHQSKNWKVQLKGAGETPYSRTADGLAVLRSSVREYLCAEAMFYLNVPTTRSLSLSLSGDTVLRDVLYDGNPAYEKGAIVSRISPSFLRFGSFEIFAARKDTENLTKLVDYTIKHHFPHLGAPSKESYINFFKEVSERTLKMIIDWQRVGFVHGVMNTDNMSILGLTIDFGPYGWLEGFDFGWTPNTTDSQHKRYRYGNQPNIGLWNLYQLANALYPIIEEVDPLNAILEQYKIDFEVQSLQMMKSKLGLVSSDDDDLNLIQELEDNLQLVETDMTIFFRNLSRFVDETTAFKLIEAAFYDVENISDEVKNRWNTWFKKYANRLAIERISSEERKEQMNLVNPKYVLRNYMSQMAIDEADNGNYTLIDELFQLLKKPYAEQPKSEKWFAKRPEWARNKVGCSMLSCSS; this is encoded by the coding sequence ATGAAACTAAATATAAAAGACACTTTTACTTCAGAACTGCCTTCAGATTCTAATTTAGAAAACTCAAGAAGACAAGTAGAAAACGCTGCTTTTTCTTATGCAAATCCAAAGAAAACAGCAAAACCAGAAGTACTACACGTTTCACAAGAAATGGCTACTGAATTGGGTATTTCTGAGGAAGAAACAAAATCAGAATTCTTTAAAAATATTGTTACTGGAAACGAGATTTATCCGAATACAAAACCCTTTGCAATGTGTTATGGCGGACATCAATTTGGCAATTGGGCAGGACAATTAGGCGACGGAAGAGCTATTAATTTATTTGAAGTTGAACATCAAAGTAAGAACTGGAAAGTACAGTTAAAGGGTGCTGGGGAAACTCCGTATTCTAGAACTGCAGATGGTTTGGCGGTTTTACGTTCATCCGTAAGAGAATATTTATGTGCAGAAGCTATGTTTTATTTAAACGTACCAACCACAAGGTCTTTGTCTTTAAGTTTGTCTGGTGATACTGTTTTACGTGATGTTTTATACGATGGAAATCCAGCGTATGAAAAAGGTGCCATTGTTTCTAGAATTTCGCCAAGTTTTTTACGTTTTGGAAGCTTCGAGATTTTTGCAGCTAGAAAAGACACAGAGAATTTAACGAAGTTAGTTGATTACACTATCAAACATCATTTTCCGCATTTAGGAGCTCCATCAAAAGAAAGTTATATCAACTTTTTTAAGGAAGTTTCTGAGCGTACTTTAAAAATGATTATCGATTGGCAACGTGTTGGTTTTGTACACGGAGTAATGAATACGGACAACATGTCTATCTTAGGTTTAACCATAGATTTTGGTCCTTATGGTTGGTTAGAAGGCTTTGATTTTGGCTGGACACCAAATACAACCGACAGTCAACACAAACGTTACCGTTACGGAAATCAACCAAATATTGGTTTGTGGAACTTGTATCAACTAGCAAATGCTTTGTATCCGATCATTGAAGAAGTAGATCCTTTAAATGCAATTTTAGAGCAATATAAAATCGATTTTGAAGTACAATCTTTACAGATGATGAAATCGAAGTTAGGTTTGGTTTCTTCGGATGATGACGATTTAAATTTGATACAAGAATTAGAAGATAATTTACAATTGGTAGAAACAGACATGACTATTTTCTTTAGAAATTTAAGTCGTTTTGTTGATGAAACAACTGCCTTTAAATTAATCGAAGCTGCTTTTTATGATGTAGAAAATATTTCTGACGAAGTAAAAAATAGATGGAATACTTGGTTTAAAAAATATGCTAATAGACTGGCTATAGAACGAATTTCATCAGAAGAAAGAAAAGAACAAATGAATTTGGTAAATCCTAAATATGTGCTTAGAAACTATATGTCTCAAATGGCAATTGACGAAGCAGATAATGGAAATTACACTTTAATTGATGAATTGTTTCAACTATTAAAAAAACCATATGCAGAACAACCAAAAAGCGAAAAATGGTTTGCAAAAAGACCAGAATGGGCACGGAATAAAGTAGGTTGCTCTATGTTATCTTGTAGCTCATAA
- a CDS encoding glutaredoxin family protein produces the protein MIKLFGTESCHKTQYYKTFLETRNLNYAFLDVKKNELFAEELRNLYENRKLNFPTITINDKKLRNPSDKDLIKWIDTL, from the coding sequence ATGATTAAATTATTTGGCACAGAAAGCTGCCATAAAACCCAATATTATAAAACATTTTTAGAAACGCGTAATTTAAATTACGCGTTTTTAGATGTTAAAAAGAATGAACTTTTTGCAGAAGAATTACGTAACTTGTATGAAAATAGAAAATTAAACTTTCCTACAATTACTATTAATGATAAAAAATTAAGAAATCCTTCTGATAAAGATTTGATTAAATGGATTGACACATTATGA
- the msrB gene encoding peptide-methionine (R)-S-oxide reductase MsrB, with protein sequence MLTWKEIINFSVKGNPTPDKRVEKSEKEWRAQLTAEQFRITRQKGTERPHTGALCSIYDEGQYNCVCCNTPLFDSTIKFDSSSGWPSFTQPIKENAIKYHKDVSFGMVRVEVMCNTCDGHLGHVFPDGPEPSGLRYCINSESMVIDKK encoded by the coding sequence ATGCTTACTTGGAAAGAAATTATCAACTTTAGTGTAAAAGGAAATCCAACTCCAGATAAAAGAGTTGAAAAGTCCGAAAAAGAATGGAGAGCTCAATTAACTGCAGAACAATTTAGAATTACAAGACAAAAAGGTACAGAAAGACCACATACAGGCGCTTTGTGTAGTATTTATGATGAAGGCCAATACAACTGTGTTTGTTGCAATACTCCTTTATTTGATTCTACCATAAAATTCGATTCTAGTTCTGGTTGGCCAAGTTTTACGCAACCTATTAAAGAAAATGCCATTAAATATCATAAAGATGTTTCTTTTGGTATGGTTCGGGTTGAAGTGATGTGCAATACTTGCGATGGTCATTTAGGTCACGTTTTTCCTGATGGACCGGAACCAAGCGGATTGCGTTATTGTATTAACTCTGAATCGATGGTTATTGATAAAAAATAA
- the msrA gene encoding peptide-methionine (S)-S-oxide reductase MsrA, translated as MNKNLQVATLGGGCFWCTEAVFQEVKGVEEVVSGYAGGNVPGEPTYREICSGLTGHAEVIQITYDANVISYEDVLVIFMTTHDPTTLNQQGADRGTQYRSVVFYHDENQQKIASEVLKQIQDYYNDKIVTELSALPIFYKATEEHQNYYRENTQQGYCSFVIEPKLAKLRKLHADKLN; from the coding sequence ATGAATAAAAATTTACAAGTTGCTACTTTAGGAGGTGGCTGTTTTTGGTGTACAGAAGCTGTATTTCAAGAAGTAAAAGGTGTAGAAGAAGTAGTTTCTGGTTATGCAGGTGGCAATGTTCCTGGAGAACCAACTTACAGAGAAATTTGCTCTGGCTTAACAGGTCATGCAGAAGTAATTCAAATAACGTACGATGCAAATGTAATTTCGTATGAAGATGTTTTAGTCATTTTTATGACAACGCACGATCCTACAACCTTAAATCAACAAGGAGCAGATAGAGGAACTCAATATAGGTCTGTGGTTTTTTATCATGATGAAAATCAACAAAAAATTGCTTCAGAAGTTTTAAAACAGATTCAAGATTATTATAATGATAAGATAGTAACTGAGTTAAGTGCTTTACCTATTTTTTATAAAGCAACAGAAGAACATCAAAATTATTATAGAGAAAATACACAACAAGGGTATTGTAGTTTTGTTATTGAGCCAAAATTAGCTAAATTGAGAAAATTACATGCAGATAAATTAAACTAA